A single region of the Tigriopus californicus strain San Diego chromosome 8, Tcal_SD_v2.1, whole genome shotgun sequence genome encodes:
- the LOC131885310 gene encoding protein abrupt-like isoform X3, with protein sequence MASSPQMMLIESTEEGATSSTLEHYSLRWNDYPQTVVATFRNLKEEEDFVDVTLACNSKQFTAHKVVLSACSPYFRQLLKTNPCQHPIIILRDIEEEDLKSLLKFMYNGEVRIPEDRMKDFLRTAETLQIRGLTDGGVTREPCAKNPNSSRVQADMNGAPMSPDHFGPSAAKRHRFNGPDSRNSPSSSPKSLGDWGRRSLEPKSEEPELDNNNSTPKTESLLSQALEKHSGVSSMYDRSFRDNGDGRDGDSASDTTSDRPESLMDGLIKSSVAESELHRQLSAGSPASMGNPLFPPGLEALYRQAGFPSAFLGLAASASVSGAGSPSGPVTSIPGMPSSAPQVGLQSHAGNPNLAGKLDMMRVRATDPRPCPKCGKIYRSAHTLRTHMEDKHTICPGYRCALCGTVAKSRNSLHSHMSRQHRGISTKDLPVLPMPSPFDPALASRLLAKAGVKMQSHHFPLPPSLPTSGGMGRGSHDGNRDGVHEIEDLRVSSASSPFGSNGGPGYSHAHHMRMSQGMLNPKDFAALAAAGGAQPAGGMGSALLDTYLSMIAAAGGESNPMAAALNFQNPASRAAAFAAAAAAASGNQSHNGEGKDLDRRSASEDRDDMAGELGSDADNDDLSDNDDGANDSAASGRRSPNESSMDRDEATASSGPTSTSQNNHATTAASN encoded by the exons ATGGCCTCATCACCTCAGATGATGCTGATTGAGTCCACGGAAGAGGGCGCCACGTCGTCCACGTTGGAACACTACAGCCTCCGGTGGAACGATTACCCCCAAACCGTGGTGGCCACGTTCCGCAATctcaaggaagaggaggactTTGTGGACGTGACCTTGGCCTGCAACTCGAAACAATTTACAGCTCATAAGGTGGTGCTCTCGGCTTGTAGTCCGTATTTCCGACAACTGCTGAAG ACCAATCCGTGCCAGCATCCCATCATTATCCTGCGAGACatcgaagaagaagacctcAAGAGCCTTTTAAAGTTCATGTACAACGGCGAAGTCAGGATCCCGGAAGACAGGATGAAGGACTTCCTTCGCACTGCCGAGACGCTACAAATTAGAGGGCTTACCGATGGAGGTGTGACCCGAGAACCATGTGCCAAAAATCCCAAT AGTTCAAGAGTTCAAGCGGACATGAACGGTGCGCCAATGTCACCCGATCATTTTGGACCTTCTGCTGCCAAACGTCATCGGTTCAATGGTCCAGATTCCAGGAACTCTCCCTCCTCCTCACCAAAGAGTCTGGGAGATTGGGGCCGGCGGAGCCTGGAACCTAAGAGTGAAGAGCCTGAACTGGACAACAATAACTCGACTCCCAAGACCGAGTCACTCCTTAGTCAGGCATTGGAGAAGCATTCTGGGGTCTCGTCCATGTACGACCGGAGCTTTCGGGATAATGGAGATGGAAGGGATGGAGACAGTGCAAGCGATACAACCTCAGACCGTCCCGAGAGCCTTATGGATGGGCTGATCAAGTCTTCAGTGGCTGAAAGTGAACTTCATAGGCAACTGTCAGCCGGCTCACCCGCCTCAATGGGCAACCCTCTATTTCCACCGGGTTTGGAGGCCTTATACAGACAAGCAGGCTTCCCTTCGGCATTTTTGGGCCTTGCAGCAAGTGCTTCAGTCAGCGGTGCAGGCTCCCCCAGTGGGCCGGTAACTTCCATTCCTGGTATGCCCAGCTCAGCCCCTCAAGTCGGTCTCCAGAGTCATGCGGGTAATCCAAATT tGGCCGGGAAGTTAGATATGATGCGAGTCCGTGCCACAGATCCCAGACCGTGTCCCAAGTGTGGAAAGATCTATCGATCTGCTCACACATTGAGGACTCATATGGAGGACAAGCACACGATTTGCCCCGGTTACCGATGCGCCCTTTGTGGTACTGTGGCCAAGTCTAGGAACTCCCTACATTCCCACATGTCCCGTCAGCACCGAGGTATTTCCACGAAGGATCTGCCCGTACTTCCCATGCCATCGCCCTTCGACCCAGCCCTTGCCTCTCGGCTATTGGCTAAGGCCGGAGTCAAG ATGCAGTCACACCATTTCCCACTCCCACCCTCGCTCCCCACCTCGGGTGGCATGGGTCGTGGGAGCCATGATGGAAACCGGGATGGTGTCCATGAAATCGAGGATCTTCGCGTCTCGTCTGCCTCTTCGCCGTTTGGCAGTAATGGTGGCCCTGGCTATTCCCATGCCCATCACATGAGGATGAGCCAAGGTATGCTGAACCCCAAGGACTTTGCCGCTTTGGCTGCTGCTGGAGGGGCCCAACCCGCAGGTGGTATGGGTAGTGCGCTTCTCGACACTTACCTGTCCATGATTGCGGCGGCCGGGGGAGAAAGCAACCCCATGGCGGCTGCTCTCAATTTTCAGAATCCTGCAAGCCGAGCAGCGGCCTTTGCCGCTGCCGCTGCCGCAGCCTCTGGCAACCAATCTCACAATGGTGAGGGTAAGGATTTAGACCGGAGATCAGCTAGTGAAGACCGAGATGACATGGCAGGCGAGTTGGGGTCTGACGCTGACAATGACGATCTGTCGGATAACGATGACGGGGCCAATGACTCTGCCGCCTCCGGGCGTCGCTCTCCTAATGAGAGCAGTATGGACCGTGACGAAGCCACCGCTTCCAGTGGGCCCACTTCCACGTCTCAGAACAACCACGCCACAACTGCGGCCTCGAACTAA
- the LOC131885310 gene encoding protein abrupt-like isoform X1 yields MASSPQMMLIESTEEGATSSTLEHYSLRWNDYPQTVVATFRNLKEEEDFVDVTLACNSKQFTAHKVVLSACSPYFRQLLKTNPCQHPIIILRDIEEEDLKSLLKFMYNGEVRIPEDRMKDFLRTAETLQIRGLTDGGVTREPCAKNPNSSRVQADMNGAPMSPDHFGPSAAKRHRFNGPDSRNSPSSSPKSLGDWGRRSLEPKSEEPELDNNNSTPKTESLLSQALEKHSGVSSMYDRSFRDNGDGRDGDSASDTTSDRPESLMDGLIKSSVAESELHRQLSAGSPASMGNPLFPPGLEALYRQAGFPSAFLGLAASASVSGAGSPSGPVTSIPGMPSSAPQVGLQSHAGNPNLAGKLDMMRVRATDPRPCPKCGKIYRSAHTLRTHMEDKHTICPGYRCALCGTVAKSRNSLHSHMSRQHRGISTKDLPVLPMPSPFDPALASRLLAKAGVKVSPRDLAARASPTAPRRSDLPKLDSNLLQMQSHHFPLPPSLPTSGGMGRGSHDGNRDGVHEIEDLRVSSASSPFGSNGGPGYSHAHHMRMSQGMLNPKDFAALAAAGGAQPAGGMGSALLDTYLSMIAAAGGESNPMAAALNFQNPASRAAAFAAAAAAASGNQSHNGEGKDLDRRSASEDRDDMAGELGSDADNDDLSDNDDGANDSAASGRRSPNESSMDRDEATASSGPTSTSQNNHATTAASN; encoded by the exons ATGGCCTCATCACCTCAGATGATGCTGATTGAGTCCACGGAAGAGGGCGCCACGTCGTCCACGTTGGAACACTACAGCCTCCGGTGGAACGATTACCCCCAAACCGTGGTGGCCACGTTCCGCAATctcaaggaagaggaggactTTGTGGACGTGACCTTGGCCTGCAACTCGAAACAATTTACAGCTCATAAGGTGGTGCTCTCGGCTTGTAGTCCGTATTTCCGACAACTGCTGAAG ACCAATCCGTGCCAGCATCCCATCATTATCCTGCGAGACatcgaagaagaagacctcAAGAGCCTTTTAAAGTTCATGTACAACGGCGAAGTCAGGATCCCGGAAGACAGGATGAAGGACTTCCTTCGCACTGCCGAGACGCTACAAATTAGAGGGCTTACCGATGGAGGTGTGACCCGAGAACCATGTGCCAAAAATCCCAAT AGTTCAAGAGTTCAAGCGGACATGAACGGTGCGCCAATGTCACCCGATCATTTTGGACCTTCTGCTGCCAAACGTCATCGGTTCAATGGTCCAGATTCCAGGAACTCTCCCTCCTCCTCACCAAAGAGTCTGGGAGATTGGGGCCGGCGGAGCCTGGAACCTAAGAGTGAAGAGCCTGAACTGGACAACAATAACTCGACTCCCAAGACCGAGTCACTCCTTAGTCAGGCATTGGAGAAGCATTCTGGGGTCTCGTCCATGTACGACCGGAGCTTTCGGGATAATGGAGATGGAAGGGATGGAGACAGTGCAAGCGATACAACCTCAGACCGTCCCGAGAGCCTTATGGATGGGCTGATCAAGTCTTCAGTGGCTGAAAGTGAACTTCATAGGCAACTGTCAGCCGGCTCACCCGCCTCAATGGGCAACCCTCTATTTCCACCGGGTTTGGAGGCCTTATACAGACAAGCAGGCTTCCCTTCGGCATTTTTGGGCCTTGCAGCAAGTGCTTCAGTCAGCGGTGCAGGCTCCCCCAGTGGGCCGGTAACTTCCATTCCTGGTATGCCCAGCTCAGCCCCTCAAGTCGGTCTCCAGAGTCATGCGGGTAATCCAAATT tGGCCGGGAAGTTAGATATGATGCGAGTCCGTGCCACAGATCCCAGACCGTGTCCCAAGTGTGGAAAGATCTATCGATCTGCTCACACATTGAGGACTCATATGGAGGACAAGCACACGATTTGCCCCGGTTACCGATGCGCCCTTTGTGGTACTGTGGCCAAGTCTAGGAACTCCCTACATTCCCACATGTCCCGTCAGCACCGAGGTATTTCCACGAAGGATCTGCCCGTACTTCCCATGCCATCGCCCTTCGACCCAGCCCTTGCCTCTCGGCTATTGGCTAAGGCCGGAGTCAAGGTATCCCCTAGAGACCTGGCCGCCAGGGCCTCCCCTACTGCTCCTCGTCGAAGTGATCTCCCAAAGCTGGATTCCAACCTTTTGCAGATGCAGTCACACCATTTCCCACTCCCACCCTCGCTCCCCACCTCGGGTGGCATGGGTCGTGGGAGCCATGATGGAAACCGGGATGGTGTCCATGAAATCGAGGATCTTCGCGTCTCGTCTGCCTCTTCGCCGTTTGGCAGTAATGGTGGCCCTGGCTATTCCCATGCCCATCACATGAGGATGAGCCAAGGTATGCTGAACCCCAAGGACTTTGCCGCTTTGGCTGCTGCTGGAGGGGCCCAACCCGCAGGTGGTATGGGTAGTGCGCTTCTCGACACTTACCTGTCCATGATTGCGGCGGCCGGGGGAGAAAGCAACCCCATGGCGGCTGCTCTCAATTTTCAGAATCCTGCAAGCCGAGCAGCGGCCTTTGCCGCTGCCGCTGCCGCAGCCTCTGGCAACCAATCTCACAATGGTGAGGGTAAGGATTTAGACCGGAGATCAGCTAGTGAAGACCGAGATGACATGGCAGGCGAGTTGGGGTCTGACGCTGACAATGACGATCTGTCGGATAACGATGACGGGGCCAATGACTCTGCCGCCTCCGGGCGTCGCTCTCCTAATGAGAGCAGTATGGACCGTGACGAAGCCACCGCTTCCAGTGGGCCCACTTCCACGTCTCAGAACAACCACGCCACAACTGCGGCCTCGAACTAA
- the LOC131885310 gene encoding protein abrupt-like isoform X2, with translation MASSPQMMLIESTEEGATSSTLEHYSLRWNDYPQTVVATFRNLKEEEDFVDVTLACNSKQFTAHKVVLSACSPYFRQLLKTNPCQHPIIILRDIEEEDLKSLLKFMYNGEVRIPEDRMKDFLRTAETLQIRGLTDGGVTREPCAKNPNSSRVQADMNGAPMSPDHFGPSAAKRHRFNGPDSRNSPSSSPKSLGDWGRRSLEPKSEEPELDNNNSTPKTESLLSQALEKHSGVSSMYDRSFRDNGDGRDGDSASDTTSDRPESLMDGLIKSSVAESELHRQLSAGSPASMGNPLFPPGLEALYRQAGFPSAFLGLAASASVSGAGSPSGPVTSIPGMPSSAPQVGLQSHAVAGKLDMMRVRATDPRPCPKCGKIYRSAHTLRTHMEDKHTICPGYRCALCGTVAKSRNSLHSHMSRQHRGISTKDLPVLPMPSPFDPALASRLLAKAGVKVSPRDLAARASPTAPRRSDLPKLDSNLLQMQSHHFPLPPSLPTSGGMGRGSHDGNRDGVHEIEDLRVSSASSPFGSNGGPGYSHAHHMRMSQGMLNPKDFAALAAAGGAQPAGGMGSALLDTYLSMIAAAGGESNPMAAALNFQNPASRAAAFAAAAAAASGNQSHNGEGKDLDRRSASEDRDDMAGELGSDADNDDLSDNDDGANDSAASGRRSPNESSMDRDEATASSGPTSTSQNNHATTAASN, from the exons ATGGCCTCATCACCTCAGATGATGCTGATTGAGTCCACGGAAGAGGGCGCCACGTCGTCCACGTTGGAACACTACAGCCTCCGGTGGAACGATTACCCCCAAACCGTGGTGGCCACGTTCCGCAATctcaaggaagaggaggactTTGTGGACGTGACCTTGGCCTGCAACTCGAAACAATTTACAGCTCATAAGGTGGTGCTCTCGGCTTGTAGTCCGTATTTCCGACAACTGCTGAAG ACCAATCCGTGCCAGCATCCCATCATTATCCTGCGAGACatcgaagaagaagacctcAAGAGCCTTTTAAAGTTCATGTACAACGGCGAAGTCAGGATCCCGGAAGACAGGATGAAGGACTTCCTTCGCACTGCCGAGACGCTACAAATTAGAGGGCTTACCGATGGAGGTGTGACCCGAGAACCATGTGCCAAAAATCCCAAT AGTTCAAGAGTTCAAGCGGACATGAACGGTGCGCCAATGTCACCCGATCATTTTGGACCTTCTGCTGCCAAACGTCATCGGTTCAATGGTCCAGATTCCAGGAACTCTCCCTCCTCCTCACCAAAGAGTCTGGGAGATTGGGGCCGGCGGAGCCTGGAACCTAAGAGTGAAGAGCCTGAACTGGACAACAATAACTCGACTCCCAAGACCGAGTCACTCCTTAGTCAGGCATTGGAGAAGCATTCTGGGGTCTCGTCCATGTACGACCGGAGCTTTCGGGATAATGGAGATGGAAGGGATGGAGACAGTGCAAGCGATACAACCTCAGACCGTCCCGAGAGCCTTATGGATGGGCTGATCAAGTCTTCAGTGGCTGAAAGTGAACTTCATAGGCAACTGTCAGCCGGCTCACCCGCCTCAATGGGCAACCCTCTATTTCCACCGGGTTTGGAGGCCTTATACAGACAAGCAGGCTTCCCTTCGGCATTTTTGGGCCTTGCAGCAAGTGCTTCAGTCAGCGGTGCAGGCTCCCCCAGTGGGCCGGTAACTTCCATTCCTGGTATGCCCAGCTCAGCCCCTCAAGTCGGTCTCCAGAGTCATGCGG tGGCCGGGAAGTTAGATATGATGCGAGTCCGTGCCACAGATCCCAGACCGTGTCCCAAGTGTGGAAAGATCTATCGATCTGCTCACACATTGAGGACTCATATGGAGGACAAGCACACGATTTGCCCCGGTTACCGATGCGCCCTTTGTGGTACTGTGGCCAAGTCTAGGAACTCCCTACATTCCCACATGTCCCGTCAGCACCGAGGTATTTCCACGAAGGATCTGCCCGTACTTCCCATGCCATCGCCCTTCGACCCAGCCCTTGCCTCTCGGCTATTGGCTAAGGCCGGAGTCAAGGTATCCCCTAGAGACCTGGCCGCCAGGGCCTCCCCTACTGCTCCTCGTCGAAGTGATCTCCCAAAGCTGGATTCCAACCTTTTGCAGATGCAGTCACACCATTTCCCACTCCCACCCTCGCTCCCCACCTCGGGTGGCATGGGTCGTGGGAGCCATGATGGAAACCGGGATGGTGTCCATGAAATCGAGGATCTTCGCGTCTCGTCTGCCTCTTCGCCGTTTGGCAGTAATGGTGGCCCTGGCTATTCCCATGCCCATCACATGAGGATGAGCCAAGGTATGCTGAACCCCAAGGACTTTGCCGCTTTGGCTGCTGCTGGAGGGGCCCAACCCGCAGGTGGTATGGGTAGTGCGCTTCTCGACACTTACCTGTCCATGATTGCGGCGGCCGGGGGAGAAAGCAACCCCATGGCGGCTGCTCTCAATTTTCAGAATCCTGCAAGCCGAGCAGCGGCCTTTGCCGCTGCCGCTGCCGCAGCCTCTGGCAACCAATCTCACAATGGTGAGGGTAAGGATTTAGACCGGAGATCAGCTAGTGAAGACCGAGATGACATGGCAGGCGAGTTGGGGTCTGACGCTGACAATGACGATCTGTCGGATAACGATGACGGGGCCAATGACTCTGCCGCCTCCGGGCGTCGCTCTCCTAATGAGAGCAGTATGGACCGTGACGAAGCCACCGCTTCCAGTGGGCCCACTTCCACGTCTCAGAACAACCACGCCACAACTGCGGCCTCGAACTAA